One part of the Leptolyngbya sp. FACHB-261 genome encodes these proteins:
- the dnaA gene encoding chromosomal replication initiator protein DnaA, translated as MLNFLIYLSGRVSAPTCYGDGLHVDVLSIDQLWRQVLDRLQLQLSRPTFETWIKSTRAEKLEDGCLTVRTPHPFARNWLKKYYYLTIREIVADVLGQEVEVQFVFARGEEDLEIGEVESSLPLPPVEPHVLERNAAAGNSNGGVQANDLNPKYLFSRFVVGSNNRMAHVAAIAAAERPGIQFNPLFLCGGVGLGKTHLMQAIGHYRIENCPDSRVYYVSTEKFTNDLITAIRRDSMQSFREHYRDVDVLLVDDIQFIEGKEYTQEEFFHTFNTLHEAGKQVVLASDRPPNQIPRLQERLCSRFSMGLIADIQPPDLETRMAILQKKAEYERIRLPQEVIHYIASSYTSNIRELEGALIRAVAYISISGLPMSVENIAPVLDPPNGKVEVSPELVLKTVAEHFNITVDDLKSNSRRREISQPRQIAMYLVRQHTGLSLPKIGEVFGGKDHTTVIYSCDKTAQLQKTDPATAQLLRQLTDRILLEAQQ; from the coding sequence ATGCTGAACTTCCTGATTTATCTTTCTGGTAGAGTCAGCGCCCCGACTTGCTACGGAGACGGTTTGCACGTGGACGTCCTATCCATCGACCAGCTCTGGCGACAAGTGCTGGACCGCCTGCAGCTGCAACTCAGTCGTCCCACCTTCGAGACCTGGATCAAGTCCACCCGGGCAGAAAAGCTAGAGGATGGCTGTTTAACAGTACGCACCCCCCACCCCTTTGCCCGCAATTGGCTCAAGAAATACTACTACCTGACCATTCGTGAGATTGTCGCCGATGTCCTAGGTCAGGAAGTCGAGGTCCAGTTCGTGTTTGCTCGGGGCGAAGAAGACCTGGAGATCGGCGAGGTCGAGAGTTCCTTGCCTTTGCCACCGGTTGAGCCTCATGTTCTGGAGCGTAACGCTGCCGCTGGAAACAGCAATGGGGGAGTTCAGGCCAATGACTTGAACCCCAAATACCTGTTCTCGCGTTTTGTGGTGGGCTCCAACAATCGTATGGCGCATGTAGCTGCGATTGCAGCGGCAGAGCGACCAGGAATCCAATTCAATCCACTGTTTCTATGCGGAGGGGTGGGGCTAGGCAAGACTCATTTGATGCAAGCCATTGGCCATTACCGCATTGAAAATTGCCCGGACTCACGGGTCTATTACGTCTCTACTGAAAAATTCACCAACGACCTGATCACTGCCATTCGTCGAGACAGTATGCAGAGCTTTCGGGAGCACTATCGGGATGTCGATGTGCTGCTAGTGGACGATATTCAGTTTATTGAGGGCAAGGAATACACCCAGGAAGAGTTTTTCCACACGTTCAACACCTTGCATGAAGCAGGTAAGCAAGTGGTTTTGGCCTCGGATCGTCCTCCTAATCAGATTCCTCGCCTCCAAGAACGTTTGTGCTCTCGTTTCTCGATGGGCTTGATTGCTGACATTCAGCCACCGGATCTAGAAACCCGCATGGCAATTCTCCAAAAGAAGGCGGAGTACGAGCGCATTCGGCTGCCTCAGGAAGTGATTCATTACATTGCCAGCAGTTACACCTCTAATATCCGTGAACTGGAAGGAGCACTAATTCGAGCAGTGGCCTACATTTCAATCTCCGGGTTGCCGATGTCAGTGGAGAACATCGCACCAGTTCTCGATCCGCCTAACGGCAAGGTAGAGGTATCACCCGAACTGGTCCTGAAAACGGTAGCTGAGCACTTTAATATCACTGTTGATGACCTTAAGAGCAACTCGCGCCGTCGAGAGATCTCTCAGCCTCGGCAAATTGCCATGTATTTGGTGCGTCAGCATACAGGCCTAAGCCTGCCAAAAATCGGTGAGGTGTTTGGCGGTAAGGATCACACAACGGTGATCTACAGCTGTGACAAAACGGCGCAGCTTCAGAAGACGGATCCTGCAACTGCTCAGTTACTGCGTCAGCTCACCGATCGGATTTTGCTGGAGGCTCAGCAGTAG
- the rpmH gene encoding 50S ribosomal protein L34, with translation MTKRTLGGTVRKKRRTSGFRARMRTHTGQNVIKARRRKGRKRLTTV, from the coding sequence ATGACTAAGCGCACCTTGGGCGGCACCGTCCGCAAGAAAAGACGTACCTCTGGCTTCCGAGCCCGTATGCGAACTCACACTGGTCAGAATGTAATTAAGGCCCGTCGCCGCAAAGGTCGCAAGCGCTTAACCACCGTTTAG
- the rnpA gene encoding ribonuclease P protein component codes for MLPSQHRLRRRSEFEIVYSRGRRFQSRYLALRAYRDTKSPLRIGITVSLKVSKRAVIRNRIRRQIRAVLRQCLSQLDQCWQLVISVRPGADACSYWQLEQELKTLLTDAEVLHGD; via the coding sequence ATGCTGCCAAGCCAACACCGGCTGCGGCGTCGCTCTGAGTTCGAGATCGTTTACAGCCGAGGCAGACGTTTTCAAAGTCGTTATCTAGCCTTGAGAGCCTATCGAGACACTAAGAGCCCCTTACGGATTGGGATCACCGTCAGCTTGAAGGTCAGTAAGAGGGCGGTGATCCGTAATCGGATTCGTCGCCAAATCCGGGCCGTCCTGCGGCAATGTCTGTCACAATTGGACCAGTGCTGGCAGCTAGTCATCAGCGTTCGCCCTGGAGCTGATGCCTGCAGCTACTGGCAACTAGAGCAAGAGCTTAAGACACTGCTGACGGACGCTGAGGTACTGCATGGCGATTAA
- a CDS encoding PH domain-containing protein — protein MAIKEDVYLESGPHVGDLVLNIVLAFTVICIPLTIGSIVRALWVRYRITSRRITVTGGWRGQNRSDIIYSEIAKIITVPRGFGAWGDMVITLKDGSRLELKALPNFREVYAYIEERLSNSARQASGSLGKVSS, from the coding sequence ATGGCGATTAAAGAGGATGTCTACCTGGAAAGTGGCCCCCATGTTGGGGACTTGGTGCTGAACATCGTCCTGGCATTTACGGTGATTTGCATTCCTCTGACGATTGGATCTATTGTCCGAGCGCTATGGGTTCGCTACCGAATCACCAGTCGCCGTATTACGGTAACTGGCGGTTGGAGGGGCCAGAATCGCTCTGACATCATCTATTCAGAGATTGCCAAGATCATTACTGTCCCCCGAGGTTTTGGCGCCTGGGGCGATATGGTGATCACGCTCAAAGACGGTAGCCGTTTAGAATTAAAAGCCCTGCCTAACTTCCGAGAGGTTTACGCCTACATCGAAGAGCGCCTTAGCAACAGTGCTCGTCAGGCTAGTGGTTCGCTAGGCAAGGTTAGTAGCTGA
- the yidC gene encoding membrane protein insertase YidC — protein sequence MDFGIGFLSNNVMLPFLDFFYGIVPSYGLAIVALTLAVRFALYPLSAGQIRSMRKMKVVQPVMQQRQKEIQERYKDDPAKQQEEMGKLYKEFGNPLAGCLPLVIQMPVLFALFATLRGSPFADVNYPVNLQILPREQMEQVQPQAFATPPQNIYISDKVHEKILALLPGGTRLGVGDEVHVELQTPQGTPFSELNDRYPDVNLAPRWQITQGTERAEIAEDGTLIAKEPGDVTLQATVPGLAANKGFLFIQALGRVGAWDPDGAIRWDIVAMILAFGVSLYVNQLLSGSQQSANPSQGAVNQITPIIFSGMFFFFPLPAGVLMYMLIANIFQTLQTYILSREPLPAEIQKLVDEQATQEEKKDQSAKDKDRSTLPFEPGQRKKA from the coding sequence ATGGATTTCGGTATTGGGTTTCTGTCAAACAATGTCATGCTGCCGTTCCTAGATTTCTTCTACGGAATCGTGCCCAGTTATGGCTTGGCAATCGTGGCGCTGACCCTAGCGGTCCGTTTTGCCCTGTATCCTCTGAGCGCAGGCCAAATCCGCAGTATGCGGAAGATGAAAGTGGTGCAGCCGGTAATGCAGCAGCGCCAGAAGGAGATTCAGGAGCGTTATAAGGACGACCCAGCTAAGCAACAGGAGGAAATGGGCAAGCTCTACAAAGAGTTTGGTAACCCCCTTGCAGGTTGCTTGCCGCTCGTGATTCAGATGCCAGTTCTATTTGCGCTGTTCGCTACCCTACGGGGTTCGCCCTTCGCTGATGTGAACTACCCAGTGAATCTACAAATTCTGCCCCGTGAGCAGATGGAGCAGGTGCAGCCTCAAGCATTCGCGACGCCTCCGCAAAATATCTATATCTCTGACAAGGTCCACGAGAAAATCCTGGCTTTACTTCCAGGGGGAACTCGGTTAGGAGTAGGTGACGAAGTTCATGTTGAGTTGCAGACTCCGCAAGGAACTCCGTTCAGTGAGCTAAACGATCGCTACCCAGACGTGAACTTAGCTCCTCGCTGGCAGATCACTCAAGGGACCGAGCGGGCAGAGATCGCTGAGGATGGCACACTGATTGCCAAAGAGCCAGGCGATGTCACGTTGCAAGCAACGGTCCCAGGCTTGGCAGCCAATAAGGGATTTCTCTTCATCCAAGCTCTAGGCCGGGTAGGTGCTTGGGATCCAGATGGCGCAATCCGTTGGGATATTGTTGCCATGATTCTGGCTTTCGGTGTGAGCTTGTACGTCAACCAGCTCCTCTCGGGCAGTCAGCAGAGCGCTAATCCTAGTCAGGGCGCAGTCAACCAGATCACACCAATCATCTTCTCTGGGATGTTTTTCTTCTTCCCGTTGCCTGCCGGTGTGTTGATGTACATGCTGATCGCCAACATCTTCCAGACGCTTCAGACCTATATCTTGTCGCGGGAACCGCTGCCTGCTGAGATTCAAAAGCTGGTCGACGAACAAGCGACGCAGGAAGAAAAGAAAGATCAGTCTGCCAAGGACAAAGACCGTAGCACGCTTCCTTTTGAGCCAGGGCAAAGGAAAAAAGCATAA
- a CDS encoding R3H domain-containing nucleic acid-binding protein, with the protein MSNDPSALGKQWLEQLLNLMSCPAVVEPSNPPQGDDHLSQWLEIDEQNLTPHQVNTLLGREGSTLDAIQYLANTTLNLHASQESQCAYTVELAGYRLRRQAELQEIAATVAERVRASGEAYEMPALSSAERRQVHMFFKTQPDLESFSQGREPDRRLVVRMRQEA; encoded by the coding sequence ATGAGCAATGATCCCTCTGCGCTCGGCAAACAATGGCTGGAGCAATTGCTAAACTTGATGTCTTGCCCTGCAGTGGTCGAGCCGTCGAACCCTCCTCAAGGCGACGACCATTTAAGTCAGTGGCTTGAGATCGATGAGCAAAACCTAACGCCCCATCAAGTCAATACATTGTTGGGGCGCGAGGGGAGCACCTTAGACGCCATCCAGTACCTAGCGAACACCACTCTGAATCTGCACGCGAGTCAAGAATCTCAATGTGCTTATACGGTCGAGTTAGCGGGTTATCGGCTGCGTCGCCAAGCAGAGCTACAGGAGATAGCAGCAACAGTAGCAGAGCGAGTGCGGGCCAGTGGGGAAGCCTATGAAATGCCTGCTCTCTCCTCTGCTGAGCGCCGACAGGTGCATATGTTCTTCAAAACTCAGCCTGATTTAGAAAGCTTTAGCCAAGGTCGTGAGCCGGATCGGCGCTTAGTCGTTCGAATGCGGCAGGAAGCTTGA
- a CDS encoding DUF177 domain-containing protein, protein MELISLTHLLRAPQATEVIRFKELLPHLESLIPVQGEIKVVHQGSYLEVSGQAETIVTLSCDRCLQQYNYRLSVTPSELIWLTEPEDALNLPQEREVPIEDLIESLPPNGSFDPAAWIYEHLCLGLPLRQICGEECPGTPLDAPQLQEASEQSVKDGRWAALEQLKGKFSLN, encoded by the coding sequence ATGGAACTTATTTCTCTGACCCATCTACTCCGTGCCCCTCAGGCTACGGAGGTGATTCGTTTCAAGGAATTGCTCCCTCATCTGGAGAGTCTGATCCCAGTTCAGGGCGAGATCAAAGTTGTTCATCAGGGCAGCTATTTAGAGGTCTCGGGACAGGCAGAAACGATTGTGACTCTGAGCTGTGACCGTTGCTTACAGCAGTACAACTACCGGTTGTCGGTCACACCGAGCGAGTTAATTTGGTTGACAGAGCCGGAGGATGCGCTCAACTTACCTCAGGAACGAGAAGTCCCTATAGAGGACCTAATCGAGAGCTTGCCACCCAACGGCAGTTTCGACCCAGCAGCTTGGATTTATGAACACCTCTGCCTAGGGCTACCCCTACGACAAATTTGTGGTGAAGAGTGCCCTGGCACACCACTTGACGCACCTCAACTACAAGAAGCTAGTGAGCAAAGTGTCAAGGATGGCCGCTGGGCAGCACTTGAACAGTTGAAAGGCAAGTTTTCCCTAAACTAG
- a CDS encoding 4-hydroxy-3-methylbut-2-enyl diphosphate reductase codes for MDTKALRRSLHSSENYHRKGFGREEEIAPTLESEYQSQLIQQIRSNGHSLTQGNVTIRLAEAFGFCWGVERAISMAYETRRQFPAERIWITNEIIHNPLVNENLRQMNVAFVSVDEQGSKDFSKVETGDVVILPAFGASVQEMQLLSSKGCTIMDTTCPWVSKVWTSVEKHKKKECTSIIHGKYNHEETIATSSHADKYLVVLNLEQAEYVCNYILKPDAQKSEADKAEFLKKFSKASSAGFDPDCDLERVGIANQTTMLKGETEQIGKLFELTMMKKYGPATLNEHFVSFNTICDATQERQDAMLGLVEEELDVMVVIGGFNSSNTTHLQEIAEAKGLISYHIDQVERLGVDNRIQYRALNGDLKIQENWLPEGKITVGITSGASTPDKVVEDVIKRIFALKNP; via the coding sequence ATGGATACCAAGGCACTGCGACGGTCGCTCCACAGCTCTGAGAACTATCACCGCAAGGGCTTTGGCCGGGAAGAGGAAATTGCCCCCACGCTGGAGAGTGAATATCAGAGCCAACTGATTCAGCAGATCCGCAGCAATGGTCATAGCCTCACCCAGGGCAATGTGACCATCCGGCTAGCTGAGGCCTTTGGCTTCTGTTGGGGGGTAGAGCGGGCAATTTCAATGGCTTATGAAACCCGCCGCCAGTTTCCTGCAGAGCGCATTTGGATCACTAACGAAATCATTCACAATCCACTTGTCAACGAGAACTTACGCCAGATGAACGTGGCGTTTGTATCGGTCGATGAACAGGGCAGTAAGGATTTTTCCAAAGTAGAGACCGGCGATGTAGTGATCTTGCCTGCCTTTGGAGCCAGTGTTCAGGAGATGCAACTGCTCAGTAGTAAAGGTTGCACGATTATGGACACTACCTGTCCCTGGGTGTCTAAAGTGTGGACTAGTGTTGAGAAGCACAAAAAGAAAGAGTGCACCTCAATCATCCACGGCAAATATAACCATGAAGAAACAATTGCTACCAGTTCTCACGCTGACAAATATCTGGTAGTTCTAAATTTGGAGCAAGCCGAATACGTTTGCAACTATATTCTTAAGCCCGATGCTCAAAAAAGCGAAGCGGACAAGGCTGAGTTTCTCAAAAAATTTAGCAAAGCAAGTTCTGCTGGTTTTGACCCTGACTGCGATTTAGAACGGGTGGGGATTGCTAATCAAACCACAATGCTCAAAGGCGAAACTGAGCAGATTGGTAAGTTGTTTGAACTCACCATGATGAAGAAGTACGGTCCTGCAACGCTCAACGAGCACTTTGTCAGCTTCAATACGATCTGCGATGCCACCCAGGAACGTCAAGACGCAATGCTTGGCTTAGTAGAGGAAGAACTGGACGTTATGGTCGTGATTGGCGGTTTTAATTCCTCCAATACAACTCACCTACAAGAAATCGCCGAAGCTAAGGGGCTGATCTCATATCACATCGATCAAGTTGAGCGGCTCGGAGTTGACAATCGCATCCAGTACCGAGCTCTCAATGGTGACTTGAAGATTCAAGAGAATTGGCTGCCTGAAGGTAAGATTACCGTCGGCATTACCTCCGGGGCCTCTACACCTGACAAAGTCGTTGAAGATGTGATCAAGCGTATTTTTGCTCTTAAAAATCCCTAA
- the ispF gene encoding 2-C-methyl-D-erythritol 2,4-cyclodiphosphate synthase: MDLRIGNGYDIHRLVAGRPLILGGITVPHSLGLLGHSDADVLTHALMDAMLGALALGDIGHYFPPSDPRWAGADSIELLRQVDGLIRERGWRVGNLDAVVVAERPKLKPHLSAMRDRLSAALDLKPDQVSVKATTNEELGPEGRQEGIAAYAVALLVKDATNLEL; the protein is encoded by the coding sequence ATGGATCTACGCATTGGCAATGGCTACGATATCCATCGACTCGTAGCTGGTCGGCCTCTGATCCTGGGTGGCATTACCGTGCCTCACAGCCTGGGCTTGCTAGGTCATAGCGATGCTGATGTGCTGACCCATGCCCTAATGGACGCTATGTTGGGCGCATTGGCTCTAGGCGATATCGGACATTATTTTCCACCGTCTGATCCACGCTGGGCTGGGGCGGACAGCATTGAATTGCTGCGCCAAGTTGATGGTCTGATTCGGGAGCGTGGCTGGCGGGTTGGCAATTTAGATGCAGTGGTGGTGGCGGAGCGACCCAAGCTGAAGCCACATCTCAGTGCAATGAGAGACCGTTTGAGTGCAGCTCTCGATCTCAAACCTGACCAAGTAAGCGTCAAGGCTACAACTAATGAGGAGTTAGGACCGGAAGGACGACAGGAGGGGATTGCTGCCTACGCAGTCGCCCTGTTGGTGAAGGACGCTACAAATTTGGAGCTATAA
- a CDS encoding DUF1802 family protein — protein MTPRSPQAQPLTLQVALKEWAVVCAALASGLQTISLRKGGIRDLRGVFSPEHSTFWLYPTFDHQKAEQLQPTYHTLLEQVVHHRPRVGQLHMDTFAVVEQIRTVSNRDWLKSTLERTIWAESYVDLRFDYKPQKPLYLLILRVYRLPTAHAVQELERYAGCISWVDLEVPLTTAGAEPVLNDLEFARCTAPFTEI, from the coding sequence GTGACGCCTAGATCTCCCCAAGCACAACCTCTTACCCTGCAAGTTGCTCTCAAAGAATGGGCCGTCGTTTGTGCTGCCTTGGCCAGTGGCTTACAGACGATCTCGCTGCGTAAAGGTGGTATCCGCGATCTACGCGGGGTTTTCTCGCCAGAACACTCAACCTTCTGGCTCTATCCCACATTCGACCATCAGAAGGCAGAGCAGCTTCAGCCGACCTACCACACGCTTTTGGAGCAGGTTGTGCACCACCGTCCAAGAGTTGGGCAACTCCATATGGACACCTTTGCGGTAGTTGAGCAGATTAGAACAGTCAGCAACCGGGATTGGCTCAAAAGCACTCTAGAGCGCACAATCTGGGCTGAGAGCTACGTCGATTTGAGGTTCGATTACAAGCCCCAGAAGCCGCTTTATCTGCTGATTCTAAGGGTTTATCGTCTACCAACTGCTCATGCCGTGCAAGAACTTGAGCGCTATGCGGGCTGCATTAGTTGGGTTGACCTAGAGGTGCCTCTAACAACTGCTGGCGCTGAACCCGTCCTTAATGATCTGGAGTTCGCGCGATGCACGGCTCCTTTCACTGAGATCTAG